The following are encoded together in the Micromonospora lupini genome:
- a CDS encoding ROK family transcriptional regulator — protein MSATRLPGTPRLLRALNDRAALELLLERGPLTRARLGELTGLSKVTASQLVERLEERGLVSRVGEQAGGRGPNAQLYAVRPSSAHVVGVDVGPDRVVAACADITGAVIGRVEQSTRDTDDPVGVVHNAVVQAASSAQAQLSSVRRIVLGTPGLVDPHTGDITFAFNLPRWHSGLLGALRDDLHTPVVFENDVNLAAVAEAQSGAAQGVADFVLVWVGAGVGLAIMLGGRLHHGSSGAAGEIGYLPVPGAPIPRDVSRRAKPAFQQVIGGDSVRAVAREHGYPDTDAAEAVRAAVAGGAAGGPMLDELARRLALGVASTCVVLDPPLVVLAGEVGQAGGAALADRVQREVAAITLVRPRVVPTGLTEEPILRGALRTALDAVRDEVFGSTVG, from the coding sequence ATGAGTGCGACCCGGCTGCCCGGCACCCCCCGCCTGTTGCGGGCGCTCAACGACCGTGCGGCGTTGGAACTGCTCCTCGAGCGCGGGCCGCTCACCCGGGCCCGGCTCGGCGAGCTGACCGGCCTGTCCAAGGTCACCGCCTCGCAACTCGTCGAGCGGCTGGAGGAGCGCGGCCTGGTCAGCCGGGTCGGCGAGCAGGCCGGCGGGCGGGGGCCGAACGCCCAGCTCTACGCGGTGCGTCCGAGCAGCGCCCACGTCGTCGGGGTGGACGTCGGGCCGGACCGGGTGGTGGCCGCCTGCGCCGACATCACCGGCGCCGTCATCGGCAGGGTGGAGCAGTCGACGCGGGACACCGACGACCCGGTGGGCGTGGTGCACAACGCCGTGGTGCAGGCAGCCAGCAGCGCCCAGGCGCAGCTCAGCAGCGTACGGCGGATCGTGCTCGGCACGCCGGGCCTGGTCGATCCGCACACCGGCGACATCACCTTCGCCTTCAACCTGCCGCGCTGGCACAGCGGTCTGCTCGGCGCGCTGCGCGACGACCTGCACACACCTGTGGTCTTCGAGAACGACGTCAACCTGGCAGCGGTGGCCGAGGCGCAGTCCGGCGCCGCGCAGGGAGTGGCCGACTTCGTGCTGGTCTGGGTGGGCGCCGGCGTCGGCCTGGCGATCATGCTGGGTGGCCGCCTGCACCACGGCAGCAGCGGCGCGGCCGGCGAGATCGGCTACCTGCCGGTGCCCGGAGCGCCCATCCCGCGCGACGTCTCGCGTCGTGCCAAGCCGGCCTTCCAGCAGGTGATCGGCGGCGACTCGGTACGCGCGGTGGCCCGCGAGCACGGCTACCCGGACACCGACGCCGCCGAGGCCGTCCGCGCGGCAGTCGCCGGTGGCGCGGCCGGCGGCCCGATGCTCGACGAGCTGGCCCGTCGGCTCGCGCTCGGCGTGGCAAGCACCTGCGTGGTGCTCGACCCGCCGTTGGTCGTGCTTGCCGGCGAGGTCGGCCAGGCCGGCGGGGCGGCACTCGCCGACCGGGTGCAGCGGGAGGTCGCGGCGATCACCCTGGTTCGGCCACGTGTGGTGCCCACCGGCCTCACCGAGGAGCCGATCCTGCGCGGCGCGCTGCGCACCGCGTTGGACGCCGTCCGCGACGAGGTGTTCGGCTCCACCGTCGGCTGA
- a CDS encoding ribokinase yields the protein MPQTRVAVVGSANMDLVAMAPSLPRPGETMLGTDFVMVPGGKGANQAIAAVRAGASCAFLGAIGSDAFGVTLRARITAAGVDTDHLRVVYGTSGVALVMVNAQGENAILVTPGANDALVALTDEELATVRGADVLVAQLEIPVPTVTAAALAARAAGTRVILNAAPARDLPPELLGAVDLLVVNEGEAQAFTGRGREEPRALLDLVPRAVLTLGDAGAWYVDRDGTEAHVPAVRVDVVDSTAAGDAFTAALAVGWGEGRDVVDAVRWAAAAGAACVRKLGASVALPRRAEIDELYAPG from the coding sequence GTGCCGCAGACCCGGGTGGCAGTGGTGGGCAGCGCCAACATGGACCTGGTCGCGATGGCCCCGTCGCTGCCCCGACCGGGCGAGACCATGCTCGGCACCGACTTCGTGATGGTGCCCGGCGGCAAGGGTGCCAACCAGGCCATCGCCGCGGTCCGGGCCGGCGCCTCCTGCGCCTTCCTCGGCGCGATCGGCTCCGACGCGTTCGGCGTCACGCTGCGGGCCCGGATCACGGCGGCCGGCGTGGACACCGACCACCTGCGGGTCGTCTACGGCACCTCCGGTGTGGCGCTCGTGATGGTCAACGCCCAGGGCGAGAACGCCATCCTGGTCACCCCCGGCGCGAACGACGCGCTGGTCGCCCTCACCGACGAGGAACTGGCCACGGTACGCGGGGCGGACGTCCTGGTCGCCCAACTGGAGATCCCGGTGCCGACGGTGACCGCCGCCGCGCTTGCCGCCCGCGCCGCCGGCACCCGGGTCATCCTCAACGCCGCACCGGCCCGGGACCTCCCGCCGGAACTGCTCGGGGCTGTGGACCTGCTGGTCGTCAACGAGGGCGAGGCGCAGGCGTTCACCGGTCGGGGCCGGGAGGAACCGCGGGCGCTGCTCGACCTGGTGCCCCGCGCCGTGCTCACCCTCGGCGACGCGGGCGCCTGGTACGTGGACCGGGACGGCACCGAGGCGCACGTGCCCGCGGTCCGGGTCGACGTGGTCGACTCCACGGCGGCCGGCGACGCGTTCACCGCCGCCCTCGCGGTCGGCTGGGGCGAGGGACGGGACGTCGTCGACGCGGTGCGCTGGGCGGCGGCGGCCGGCGCGGCCTGCGTCCGGAAGCTCGGCGCCTCGGTGGCGCTGCCGCGCCGCGCCGAGATCGACGAGCTGTACGCGCCGGGCTGA
- a CDS encoding ABC transporter ATP-binding protein yields MTGDLIPGAAGVAPAAAPVDPDLVVSLDSVGVRRSGTALLQDLTWRVELDERWVVLGPNGAGKTTLLNLAAGRLHPTTGVAHVLGERIGRTDVNELRTRIGLSTAALAERVPADEQVSDVVVTAAWSVVGRWQESYERGDEARARALLSQLGVGNLAERRYGTLSEGERKRVQIARALMTDPELLLLDEPSAGLDLGGREDLVARLAELAYDPDAPAMVLVTHHVEEIPPGFTHALLLREGAVVAQGLLAETLTGDNLSKTFGLPLVVERSGDRYTARAA; encoded by the coding sequence GTGACTGGTGACCTGATCCCCGGCGCTGCCGGCGTCGCGCCTGCCGCCGCACCCGTGGACCCGGATCTGGTGGTCAGCCTCGACAGCGTCGGCGTACGCCGCTCCGGCACCGCCCTGCTGCAGGACCTGACCTGGCGGGTCGAGCTGGACGAGCGCTGGGTGGTGCTCGGCCCCAACGGCGCGGGCAAGACCACCCTGCTCAACCTGGCCGCCGGCCGACTGCACCCCACCACCGGCGTCGCACACGTGCTCGGTGAGCGGATCGGCCGCACCGACGTCAACGAGCTGCGTACCCGCATCGGGCTCTCCACCGCCGCGCTCGCCGAGCGGGTGCCCGCCGACGAGCAGGTGAGCGACGTGGTGGTGACCGCCGCCTGGTCGGTGGTCGGGCGCTGGCAGGAGAGCTACGAGCGTGGCGACGAGGCGCGGGCGCGGGCGCTGCTCAGCCAGCTCGGCGTGGGCAACCTCGCCGAACGCCGCTACGGCACCCTCTCCGAGGGCGAACGCAAGCGCGTCCAGATCGCCCGGGCACTGATGACCGACCCGGAGCTGCTGCTGCTCGACGAGCCCAGCGCCGGCCTCGACCTGGGTGGCCGCGAGGACCTGGTCGCCCGGCTGGCCGAGCTGGCGTACGACCCGGACGCCCCCGCCATGGTGCTCGTCACCCACCACGTGGAGGAGATCCCGCCCGGGTTCACCCACGCGCTGCTGCTGCGCGAGGGCGCCGTCGTCGCCCAGGGTCTGCTCGCCGAGACGTTGACAGGCGACAACCTCTCCAAGACCTTCGGTCTGCCGCTGGTGGTCGAGCGGTCCGGCGACCGCTACACCGCGCGCGCCGCCTGA
- a CDS encoding helix-turn-helix domain-containing protein, producing MSMFESGIVTEVFGLPRPEFDVDWYDLMVCAERPGPVPVVGGASLHTPYGLAELAAAQTVIVPGVPDVTADPAPEVVSALLRAHQRGARIMSICSGAFALAGAGLLDGRRATTHWQYAELLAQRYPRVEVDPDVLYLDDGDLLTSAGSAAGLDLCVHVVRRDHGAAIANAVARRLVIPPHRDGGQAQFVEAPVTTGPDDDGIARSIDWALAHLAEPLTVARLAGQAHMSPRTYLRHFARATGSSPIRWLIDKRVRASLALLEETDAPVEQIAGAVGFGSPVTYRHHFGRVMLTSPSAYRRAFRTGTTAGGRAV from the coding sequence ATGTCGATGTTCGAGTCCGGAATCGTCACCGAGGTGTTCGGGCTGCCCCGACCCGAGTTCGACGTCGACTGGTACGACCTGATGGTCTGCGCCGAGCGGCCCGGGCCGGTACCTGTCGTCGGCGGGGCCAGCCTGCACACCCCGTACGGCCTGGCGGAGCTGGCCGCGGCGCAGACGGTCATCGTCCCCGGCGTACCCGACGTGACCGCCGACCCCGCACCCGAGGTGGTGAGCGCCCTGCTCCGGGCACACCAGCGCGGCGCGCGGATCATGTCGATCTGCTCTGGCGCCTTCGCGCTGGCCGGAGCCGGGCTGCTGGACGGGAGGCGGGCCACCACCCACTGGCAGTACGCCGAGCTGTTGGCACAGCGGTATCCGCGGGTCGAGGTGGACCCGGACGTGCTCTACCTCGACGACGGAGACCTGCTCACAAGCGCCGGCAGCGCCGCCGGGCTCGACCTGTGCGTGCACGTGGTACGGCGCGACCATGGCGCGGCGATCGCCAACGCGGTCGCCCGGAGGTTGGTGATCCCCCCACACCGCGACGGTGGGCAGGCCCAGTTCGTCGAGGCGCCGGTGACCACCGGACCGGACGACGACGGGATCGCCCGCAGCATCGACTGGGCGCTCGCGCACCTCGCCGAACCGCTGACCGTGGCTCGACTCGCCGGGCAGGCGCACATGTCACCCCGCACCTACCTGCGGCACTTTGCCCGAGCCACCGGGAGCAGTCCGATCCGATGGCTGATCGACAAGCGGGTCCGGGCCAGCCTGGCGCTGCTGGAGGAGACCGACGCCCCGGTCGAGCAGATCGCCGGCGCGGTGGGCTTCGGCAGCCCGGTCACCTATCGCCACCATTTCGGTCGGGTCATGCTGACCTCGCCGTCGGCGTACCGTCGGGCCTTCCGCACGGGCACGACGGCGGGCGGCCGGGCGGTGTAG
- a CDS encoding TetR family transcriptional regulator encodes MTEQPAQTTTAGEPATARGEQTRLLIRDTAMRLFRERGYAQTTMRAIAQEAGVAVGNAYYYFGSKDHLIQEFYAQSQVEIRAAAQPVLDREEAFGARLAGVLHAGIDVLTPSHDFAATFFKTAAEPTSPLSPFSAESSGPRQAAIDLFAEVLTGSTAKVDAELRPQLPELLWLAYMGVVLYWVHDRSPGQVKTRQLIDGVVPLIDRLVALSRLRVLRPVTRQVLDLIRTLRH; translated from the coding sequence ATGACCGAGCAACCTGCGCAGACGACCACTGCCGGTGAACCTGCGACCGCCCGGGGCGAGCAGACCCGGCTGCTGATCCGGGACACCGCCATGCGGCTGTTCCGGGAGCGCGGCTATGCCCAGACCACGATGCGGGCGATCGCGCAGGAAGCCGGTGTCGCGGTGGGCAACGCCTACTACTACTTCGGCTCGAAGGACCACCTGATCCAGGAGTTCTACGCCCAGTCCCAGGTCGAGATCCGGGCGGCGGCCCAACCGGTGCTCGACCGGGAGGAGGCGTTCGGCGCGCGGCTGGCCGGGGTGCTGCACGCCGGCATCGACGTGCTGACCCCGTCGCACGACTTCGCGGCGACCTTCTTCAAGACCGCGGCCGAGCCGACCTCTCCACTCAGCCCCTTCTCCGCCGAGTCGTCCGGGCCCCGGCAGGCGGCGATCGACCTGTTCGCCGAGGTGCTGACCGGCTCGACCGCCAAGGTGGACGCGGAGCTGCGCCCTCAGCTACCCGAGCTGCTCTGGCTGGCGTACATGGGCGTCGTCCTCTACTGGGTACACGACCGGTCACCCGGTCAGGTCAAGACCCGGCAGTTGATCGACGGCGTGGTGCCGCTCATCGACAGGCTGGTCGCGCTGTCGCGGTTGCGGGTGCTCCGCCCGGTGACCCGACAGGTGCTCGACCTCATCCGCACGCTGCGTCACTGA
- a CDS encoding thiol-disulfide oxidoreductase DCC family protein, whose translation MTVPPAHGVGRLPDPTAHGGGGIRGFTVLFDANCPLCRAARRWLSSRAQLVPLEFVPAGSTEARRRFPGLDHDATLRDLTVVADTGEVYAGDGAWFAYLWALADHRSAAERLSRPHLLPLARQVVATASAIRERVRDPWAEPIDDPAGYRDPDDRATCADDHCR comes from the coding sequence ATGACCGTGCCACCGGCCCACGGCGTCGGCCGGCTCCCGGATCCCACCGCTCACGGGGGCGGTGGGATCCGGGGGTTCACAGTCCTGTTCGACGCGAACTGCCCGCTCTGCCGGGCCGCCCGCCGGTGGCTCTCGTCCCGCGCCCAGCTCGTACCCCTGGAGTTCGTGCCGGCGGGCTCGACCGAGGCCCGGCGGCGCTTCCCCGGCCTGGACCACGACGCGACGCTGCGTGACCTGACAGTCGTGGCCGACACCGGCGAGGTGTACGCGGGCGACGGCGCCTGGTTCGCCTACCTCTGGGCGTTGGCCGACCACCGGTCGGCGGCCGAGCGGCTGTCCCGGCCTCACCTGTTGCCGCTGGCCCGGCAGGTGGTGGCGACCGCCTCCGCGATCCGGGAGCGGGTTCGCGATCCGTGGGCCGAGCCGATCGACGATCCGGCGGGATACCGTGACCCCGATGACCGAGCAACCTGCGCAGACGACCACTGCCGGTGA
- a CDS encoding ABC transporter permease subunit: MNLVRAELERLSARRFVQLMVVLLALAFAVTAATTLAGSHRPSAAELSSARTKAAEALRGMEATHQQCLARQNSTTLPGDTDDFFATDCAELDPIRQDRLPIAADYLPGVFSFEQQARPLLYFLIAFLVLFGFLVGASYVGADLNSGGVVNLLLWRPRRLTVLGTKLGTLLGTVLALAVGASLVYLATFWVIGQTAGLGGQPGDDFWRSLGAVHGRGLVLVLLAAALGFAIATLGRHTSAALGAAAAYTVLWELGARLVLEIVDARRPDRLMLSSHIGAWLNGEARFWDNQLCTSSSGTGSCSGYYSLTWGPSLVVLLAITGGLTVAAFAVFRRRDLL; this comes from the coding sequence GTGAACCTGGTCCGGGCCGAGTTGGAGCGGCTGTCCGCGCGCCGCTTCGTGCAGCTCATGGTCGTCCTGCTGGCGCTGGCGTTCGCCGTCACCGCGGCGACCACCCTGGCCGGCTCGCACCGGCCGAGCGCGGCCGAGCTCAGCTCGGCGCGGACGAAGGCCGCCGAGGCGCTGCGCGGCATGGAGGCCACCCACCAGCAGTGCCTGGCCCGGCAGAACAGCACGACCCTGCCCGGCGACACGGACGACTTCTTCGCGACCGACTGCGCGGAGCTCGACCCGATCCGGCAGGACCGGTTGCCGATCGCTGCCGACTACCTGCCCGGGGTGTTCAGCTTCGAGCAGCAGGCACGCCCGCTGCTGTACTTCCTCATCGCGTTCCTGGTGCTGTTCGGGTTCCTGGTGGGCGCCTCGTACGTCGGGGCGGATCTGAACTCCGGTGGGGTGGTGAACCTGCTGCTGTGGCGGCCGCGCCGGCTGACGGTGCTCGGCACGAAGCTGGGCACCCTGCTCGGCACGGTGTTGGCGCTGGCCGTGGGGGCCTCCCTGGTCTACCTGGCCACCTTCTGGGTGATCGGGCAGACCGCCGGGTTGGGCGGTCAGCCCGGGGACGACTTCTGGCGTTCGCTGGGCGCCGTGCACGGCCGTGGCCTGGTGCTGGTGCTGTTGGCCGCCGCGCTGGGCTTCGCCATCGCGACGCTGGGCCGACACACCTCGGCGGCGCTCGGCGCGGCCGCCGCGTACACGGTGTTGTGGGAGCTGGGCGCGCGGCTGGTGCTGGAGATCGTCGACGCCCGGCGGCCGGACCGGTTGATGCTCTCCAGCCACATCGGGGCGTGGCTCAACGGCGAGGCGCGTTTCTGGGACAACCAGCTCTGCACGAGCAGCTCCGGCACCGGCTCCTGCTCGGGCTACTACAGCCTGACCTGGGGACCTTCGCTTGTGGTGCTGCTCGCGATCACCGGCGGGTTGACAGTTGCGGCGTTCGCCGTGTTCCGTCGCCGCGACCTGCTCTGA
- a CDS encoding GNAT family N-acetyltransferase, which produces MLDRRLQLHLASWLGQWPAGPGLHVVASHRRARPAWDGRLRPALAVDTGRSAVLSVAPDRVAAIRALVRRAPERMLAALPQAVGLPTFRVHDGPFRWSLSPAPLPDVGEWTESTAPGLPPWLRLFDRPVLVVRDSDGAYLAGAGIKRHDAFGHELAVGAAPAARGRGLARRLVAQAARRVLDEGAVPTYLHERDNHASARVAEAAGFPDRGWRAYGVYPR; this is translated from the coding sequence ATGCTCGACCGGCGGCTGCAACTGCACCTCGCCTCCTGGCTCGGCCAGTGGCCGGCCGGTCCGGGGCTGCACGTGGTCGCCTCGCACCGCCGGGCCAGGCCGGCCTGGGACGGTCGGCTGCGTCCGGCCCTGGCCGTCGACACCGGTCGGAGCGCGGTGCTCTCCGTCGCGCCCGACCGGGTGGCGGCGATCCGGGCGTTGGTCCGGCGCGCACCGGAGCGCATGCTCGCGGCACTGCCGCAGGCCGTCGGACTGCCCACCTTCCGCGTGCACGACGGCCCGTTCCGCTGGAGTCTCTCTCCCGCGCCGCTTCCCGACGTGGGGGAGTGGACCGAGTCGACAGCCCCCGGCCTGCCGCCCTGGCTGCGGCTGTTCGACCGGCCGGTGCTCGTGGTCCGCGACTCCGACGGCGCGTACCTGGCCGGCGCCGGGATAAAACGCCACGACGCGTTCGGGCACGAACTGGCCGTTGGCGCCGCCCCGGCGGCCCGGGGTCGGGGCCTCGCGCGTCGGCTGGTGGCGCAGGCGGCGCGGCGGGTCCTGGACGAGGGTGCCGTGCCGACGTACCTGCACGAGAGGGACAATCACGCCTCGGCCCGGGTCGCGGAGGCGGCGGGCTTCCCGGACCGGGGTTGGCGGGCGTACGGGGTCTATCCGCGGTGA
- a CDS encoding glycoside hydrolase family 3 N-terminal domain-containing protein, with protein sequence MGLDPGLRRLALGTLLAAYPGPVPPDWAVDLVADGLAGHTLFGTNVHDPAQVAASTAALRAGRADVLIAIDEEGGDVTRLAHATGSPYPGNAALGAVDDVALTRRVYRAIGAELAALGITVNLAPTVDVNTADDNPVIGTRSFGADPVRVAAHSAAAVSGLQATGVAACAKHFPGHGATVTDSHHELPTVDVPLELLRQRDLPPFAAVVAAGARAVMTAHIRVPALTGDDPATFSRAVLVDLLRAEYGFTGTVITDALEMKGAAVAAGGVGPAAVRALSAGADLLCVGATVDAALVERAATEIVEATADGRLPIARVEEAAGRAAALAAWTRTAGGSPTTEDPELGYAAARRAVRVDGLLTGLDQPLVVQLHTESTIAEGRVPWGLGPHLDGVPEIRVIATETDPATLRRLAGDRPIVLVGRHLHRLPGGPELIADLAAAHPVTVVEMGWPAQWRPTGVRAFVTTYGASHANGRAAAEVLGLTH encoded by the coding sequence GTGGGGCTCGATCCAGGACTGCGTCGGCTCGCGCTGGGCACGTTGCTCGCCGCGTACCCGGGGCCGGTCCCGCCCGACTGGGCGGTCGACCTGGTGGCCGACGGACTGGCCGGGCACACCCTGTTCGGCACGAACGTGCACGACCCCGCCCAGGTGGCGGCGAGCACCGCCGCGCTGCGCGCCGGCCGGGCGGACGTGCTGATCGCCATCGACGAGGAGGGTGGCGACGTGACCCGGCTGGCGCACGCCACCGGCAGCCCGTACCCCGGCAACGCCGCCCTCGGCGCTGTCGACGACGTGGCGCTGACCCGACGGGTCTACCGGGCGATCGGCGCCGAGCTGGCCGCGCTCGGCATCACCGTCAACCTCGCCCCCACCGTCGACGTGAACACCGCCGACGACAACCCCGTGATCGGCACCCGCTCGTTCGGCGCCGATCCGGTCCGGGTGGCCGCCCACTCGGCCGCCGCCGTGAGCGGTCTGCAGGCCACAGGTGTCGCGGCCTGCGCCAAGCACTTCCCCGGCCACGGCGCCACAGTCACCGACTCCCACCACGAACTGCCCACTGTCGACGTACCACTGGAATTGCTGCGCCAGCGGGACCTGCCGCCGTTCGCCGCGGTCGTCGCCGCCGGGGCACGTGCCGTGATGACGGCGCACATCCGGGTGCCGGCGCTCACCGGCGACGATCCGGCCACCTTCAGCCGGGCCGTCCTGGTCGACCTGCTGCGTGCCGAGTACGGCTTCACCGGCACGGTGATCACCGACGCGCTGGAGATGAAGGGCGCCGCGGTGGCCGCCGGGGGTGTCGGGCCGGCCGCGGTCCGGGCCCTGTCGGCCGGCGCCGACCTGCTCTGCGTCGGCGCGACTGTCGATGCCGCGCTTGTCGAGCGGGCGGCCACCGAGATCGTCGAGGCGACCGCCGACGGCCGGCTGCCGATCGCGCGGGTCGAGGAGGCGGCCGGCCGCGCCGCCGCGCTCGCCGCCTGGACCCGGACCGCCGGCGGGTCACCCACCACCGAGGACCCCGAGCTGGGGTACGCCGCAGCGCGCCGCGCGGTCCGGGTGGACGGCCTGCTCACCGGCCTGGACCAGCCACTTGTGGTGCAGTTGCACACCGAGTCCACAATCGCCGAGGGACGGGTGCCGTGGGGCCTCGGCCCCCACCTGGACGGCGTGCCGGAGATCCGGGTGATCGCCACTGAGACCGATCCGGCGACTCTGCGCCGGTTGGCCGGCGACCGCCCCATCGTGCTTGTCGGGCGGCACCTGCACCGGCTGCCCGGCGGCCCGGAACTGATCGCCGACCTGGCCGCGGCGCATCCGGTGACAGTGGTGGAGATGGGCTGGCCGGCACAGTGGCGCCCAACTGGCGTACGTGCCTTCGTCACCACGTACGGCGCGAGCCACGCCAACGGCCGCGCTGCGGCCGAGGTGCTCGGCCTGACCCACTGA
- a CDS encoding ABC transporter ATP-binding protein has translation MSAVIEIEGLRKTFRSVRHGKRVAVDGFDLLVEAGQIHGFLGPNGSGKTTTLRALLGLVRADGGRMTVLGQPSPELLPRVAGRVGAIVESPQFFGNFTGRRTLRLLARAGGVSISRVDEALELVGLHDRGDDRVKGYSLGMKQRLAVASALLKDPQLLILDEPANGLDPAGIREMRDLMRSLAAAGVTVLVSSHILGEIQLICDHVTIISRGRRVAAGRVDEVLAGHDRHEFLVRVAEPERAADLLHEAELAAVVDGEALVVSGVTDPTVISRVLGEQGLWVGELTPLRPDLESVFLELTGAGEHQSVPRQVDDSPLPPGADGAVVIDLDVRGVDA, from the coding sequence ATGAGCGCGGTCATCGAGATCGAGGGTCTGCGCAAGACCTTTCGCAGCGTGCGCCACGGTAAGCGGGTGGCGGTCGACGGGTTCGACCTGCTGGTCGAGGCGGGGCAGATCCACGGTTTCCTGGGGCCCAACGGCTCCGGCAAGACCACCACGCTGCGCGCCCTGCTCGGCCTGGTCCGGGCCGACGGCGGACGGATGACTGTGCTCGGCCAGCCGTCGCCGGAGCTGCTGCCCCGGGTGGCCGGTCGGGTAGGCGCGATCGTGGAGAGTCCACAGTTCTTCGGCAACTTCACCGGGCGTCGCACACTGCGGCTGCTGGCCCGTGCCGGCGGGGTGTCGATCTCCCGGGTGGACGAGGCGCTGGAGCTGGTCGGCCTGCATGACCGGGGCGACGATCGGGTGAAGGGTTACTCGCTGGGCATGAAGCAGCGCCTGGCGGTGGCGTCCGCGCTGCTGAAGGATCCGCAGCTGCTCATCCTGGACGAGCCGGCGAACGGCCTCGACCCGGCGGGCATCCGCGAGATGCGCGACCTGATGCGGTCGCTCGCGGCGGCCGGGGTGACAGTGCTGGTGTCCAGCCACATCCTGGGCGAGATCCAACTGATCTGCGACCACGTCACGATCATCTCCCGGGGGCGGCGGGTCGCGGCCGGCCGGGTGGACGAGGTGCTGGCGGGCCACGACCGGCACGAGTTCCTGGTCCGGGTTGCCGAGCCGGAGCGCGCCGCCGACCTGCTGCACGAGGCGGAGCTCGCGGCGGTCGTCGACGGCGAGGCGCTTGTGGTGAGCGGGGTGACCGATCCGACCGTCATCAGCCGGGTGCTGGGCGAGCAGGGGCTGTGGGTGGGCGAGTTGACGCCGCTGCGGCCCGATCTGGAGAGCGTCTTCCTGGAGCTGACCGGCGCCGGCGAGCATCAGTCGGTGCCCCGCCAGGTCGACGACTCGCCGCTGCCGCCGGGCGCCGACGGCGCCGTGGTGATCGATCTCGACGTACGGGGAGTGGACGCGTGA
- a CDS encoding rhodanese-like domain-containing protein produces MTFTFAVPAADPATASAHLLARLSVQTDVSDVHADLSARTPGLVVVDSRGEAAWAQGHLPGAVHLPTADIAARAAGLIPEGSAVVTYCWGPGCNGATRAALEFARLSYPVKEMLGGFEYWVREGLPVVTGAGVVRRPVDDLTAPLSSITCDC; encoded by the coding sequence ATGACCTTCACCTTCGCCGTCCCGGCAGCCGACCCGGCCACCGCCTCCGCCCACCTCCTCGCCCGCCTCAGCGTCCAGACCGATGTCAGCGACGTGCACGCCGACCTGTCCGCCCGTACTCCCGGGTTGGTGGTCGTCGACTCCCGGGGGGAGGCGGCCTGGGCGCAGGGTCACCTGCCGGGAGCGGTGCACCTACCCACAGCCGATATCGCCGCCCGGGCTGCGGGGCTGATCCCGGAGGGTTCGGCGGTGGTCACCTACTGCTGGGGCCCGGGCTGCAACGGCGCAACCCGGGCCGCTCTGGAGTTCGCCCGGCTCAGTTACCCGGTCAAGGAGATGCTCGGCGGGTTCGAGTACTGGGTGCGGGAAGGCTTGCCGGTGGTCACCGGGGCCGGGGTGGTCCGCCGGCCGGTCGACGACCTGACCGCGCCACTGTCGTCGATCACCTGCGACTGCTGA